DNA sequence from the Brachybacterium avium genome:
CGGTCCCCTCGGCACCCGCTCCCGCGCGGCGCGCGGAGGCCGAGCTGCGCGCGGTGGGGCTCACGGCCGGCTGGTCCCCGCAGACTCCGCGGGTGCGGGCACTGGACCTCGAGCTCCCGGCCGGCTCCCGGCTGGCGGTGGTCGGTGCCTCCGGGAGTGGGAAATCCACCCTGCTGGCCACTCTCGCCGGCCTGCTGGATCCGTTGGCCGGGCACGTCGAGCTCGACGGACAGGACCTCGCCGCCCTCGATCCTGCCGCAGTGCGGGCGGGAGTGACGATGTTCGCCGAGGACGGGCACGTCTTCGCCACCACGGTGCGGGAGAATCTGCGGGTGGTGCGCGGAGACCTCGGCGACCAGGAGATCCGGGCGGCGCTGGCGGCCGTGGGCCTGGTCGACTGGGTCGCGGCGCTGCCACGCGGCCTGGACACGATGCTCGGCCCGGACGGCACCACCATCTCCGGTGGTGAGCGGCGCCGGCTGCTGCTGGCCCGCGCCGTGGTGCGCGGTGGACCGGTGCTGCTGCTGGACGAGCCCACCGAGCACCTCGACACCGAGCGGGGCGACGCGCTGCTGCATGCCCTGCTGACCCCGCAGGACACCACGCTGGTGCCCACGAGCAGTACCGTCGTGGTGGTCACCCACCGCATCGAGGCGATCCCGGCCGGGACCTCGATCCTTCGACTCGAGGACCACCGATGACCCCTCCCGCTGCGTCGACCGCTCCGCCTTCCCGTGGCGACCGCTCCAGGATCCAGGACCTCGGCGGGGCCGTCCTCGCCGGCGGCGAGACCGAGGACCTGCTGGACCTGCTGCTCCACTCGGCCCGCCGGGACCTCGATGCCCGCAATGCGCTGCTGGTGATGCCGCTGACGCCTGACCGCTGGGGGGTGGAGATGGTCGACGGGCCGGACTCCGCCGAGCTGCTGGGCTCCGAGATCCCGCCCGGAACCGCCACCGGCCTCGCCCTGCACCGGGCCGATTCCGACGCGCTCGAGACCATCGGGGACCTCGAGCTCGGGGACCGACCCTGCCGCGCGCTGCTGGGCGTGATCGACGCTGCCGAGCACGGGCGGGGGATGCTCGCGGTGCTGCGTGCTGCGGATTCCGCCCCGTACTCCGCGGCGGACCGCGAGCGGCTCGATGGGCTGGCCGGACTGATCGCGCTCACGCTGCGTGCCCCGTCGCTGGGAGCCAGCGCCGAGATCGACGACGAGCGCAGCCGCATCGCCAGAGATCTGCACGACCTCGCGATCCAGGAGCTGTTCGCCGTCGGGATGGAGCTGGAGGCGATGGTGAACTCGCTCGAGGCACCGGGCATGACCCCCTCGAACGCCCGGATCCGCAGCTCGGTCGCGACCTCCGTGCAGGGGGTCGAGAACGCGGTCGCCCAGATCAGGCTGATCGTGCAGTCGCTGCGCCGGGAGCGCTCCGCCGCGACGCTCACCGAGCGGCTGCGGCATGAGGTGGGGCTCGCCACGGCCGGGCTCGGCTTCGTCCCTTCGATGCGGCTGCCCCCGCATCCGGCGGAGATGGACGCCGAGCTGCCGCCCGAGATCGCAGAGGACGTGGTCGCCGTGGTGCGGGAGTGCCTGGCCAACGCCGCGCGCCATGCGCATGCCACCGCAGTGGCGGTGTCGGTGAGCGTCTTCTCCGAGGGGGTGGACCGCGTGGTGCAGGTCAACGTCTCCGACAACGGCCGCGGGATCGACCCCTCAGTGCAGCGCCGCAGCGGGCTGGCGAACATCTCCTCACGGGCCCGTCGCCATTACGGCTGGGTGGATGCGCTCAATCTCGAGCCCGGCACCATGGTCTCCTGGCGGGTGACCCTGCCGGTCAGCTGAGCGGCTTCCAGCCGGCCCGTCGGCGGGCGGCGACCAGCGCCGCCACCTGGGTACGACGCTGCATGTCGAAGGCCTGCAGGATGACCGTGACGCGGTTCTTCACGGTCTTCTCCGCGATGCCGAGCGCCTCGGCGATCTCCCGGTTGGAGTGCCCGTCGCCGATCAGCTCCACGATCCGCTGATCGCTCTCGGAGAGGTCCGGCCCCTCCTCGGCATGGTCAGCTGGCCAGACAGTCTTCCCGCTGTGGACAGCCTTGATCGCCTCGACGATCTCCTGCGACCGGGCCGATTTCAGCATCAGCCCGGAGGCGCCGGCAGCCTTGGACTCGCGCAGCGCGGCATCGTCGTCGAAACTGGTCAGCACCAGCATTTTCTGCTCGGGATCGAGCTCACGCGCCGTCTTCATCACCTCGATGCCGGTGCCGTCGGGCAGCTGGAGGTCCACCACCAGCACCTCGGGGCGGATCGCCGGCAGGCGACGGTTCGCCTCGGCCACCGAGGAGGCCTCCCCGATCACCCGCAGCGATTGACTGGCATCGATCACGGTGACGATGCCGCGGCGGACCACCTCATGGTCGTCCACCAGCATCACGCGGACCGGGCCGGCCTGTTCGGTCGCTGTCACGGAGCGTCCCTCCTCACATCGTCCTGCGCTGGCATCGGGGGCAGAAGTGACTGCTCCGCCCCTGGTAGATCACTCGTCGCAGCAATCTATCGCACCGTGGGCACGGCTGTCCCTCACGCCCGTAGGCATTCAGCGAACGGGCGAAGTACCCGCTGCGCCCGTCGACGTTCACGTAGAGCGCGTCGAAGCTGGTGCCACCCACCTCCAGTGCCCGCTCCATCACCTCGCGGGCGGCGCGGAGGATCGCGAGCGCCCGGCGCTGGCTGAGCGCGCTGCCGGGGGTGTCGAAGCGGGTGCGCGCCGTCCACAGCGCCTCATCGGCGTAGATGTTCCCGATCCCGGAGACCAGCTGCTGGTTCAGCAGCAGGGTCTTCACGCCGCTGCGCCGGGTGCGCAGGGCACGGGCGATAGCGGGGAGATCCGCGGCCGGATCGAGCAGGTCACGGGCCACATGGGCCGCATCGGTCGGGAGCAGGGCGTCGGGGCTCCCCATCGCGGCGAGCGCCCCATCGGGCGCCTCGACCAGCGCACTGGTCCACAGCCCGCCGAAGAGGCGCTGGTCGATGAGGTCCACCCGGGCCCCGTCATCGAGGTGCAGGGAGAGGCGACGGTGCCGCAGCGGATCCGAGGCGGGCCCCTGCGACGGAGCAGCCGGGGTGAACGCGGTCCCGTCGCCGGTCGCGATCCGCAGCTGCCCGCTCATCCCCAGGTGGCCCATCAGCGCCTCGCCGGTGTCGGCCCCGTCCGCGTCGGCGAGCCGCCACCACAGGAACTTCCCGCGCCGCACCACGGCGGTGAGGGTCACCTCCTGCAGCGCGGCGCGCAGGCGGTCGATGCCCCCGTGCTGGCGACGGATGATGCGGGCATCGAGCAGCTCGATGCCCGTCACGGTGCGGCCGACGGTGCGGGGCGCGAGGCCCCGGCGGACGACCTCGACCTCGGGCAGTTCGGGCATCTGCTCAGCCCCGCGGGATCAGGGGCTCGCCCCGCTCGGCGAGGATGCCGCGCACCGCGTTCTGGGCGGCGGCGAGCTCGGCGTCCTTCTTCGAGGCCCCGTCGCCGCTGGCAGTGACGATGCCCGGCACCGTGACGGTGGCCGTGAAGGTCTTCTTGTGCTCGAGGCCCGCCTCGGTGAGCGCATAGCTGACGCCCGAGCCCTCCGCGGCAGCGATCTCCTGCAGGCGCGACTTGAAGTCGTAGCCGGTCTCGAGGAACTCGTCGGAGTCCAGCAGTGGCCGCAGCAGATCGAGCACGAAGCGGCGGGAGACATCCTGGCCGAGCGCGAGGTGGACCGCGCCGATCACGGCCTCGGTGGTGTCGGCGAGGATCGAGGACTTCGCCCGGCCGCCGGTGAGGTCCTCGCCGCGGCCCAGTCTCACGTAGGCGCCGAGGTCGAGCTTGGAGGCGATCACGGCGAGCGCCCGGGTGCTCACGGTCGCAGCGCGGCGGCGGGCGAGGTCACCCTCGGGCAGCGTGGGATGGGTCGCGTAGAGGTGTTCGGTGACGGCCAGCTGCAGCACGGCATCGCCCAGGAACTCGAGCCGCTCGTTATGGGGCAGCGAGTCGTGCTCGTAGGAGAAGGAGCGGTGGGTCAGCGCCAGCTCGAGCAGCCCGGACTCGCGCAGGTCTGCCCCCTGACCGGCATCCAGCGGGAGCCGGTCCAGCAGGCCCTGCGGGGCGGCGGCCTCGGTGGCGCGGCGCCTGCGCGCCATCAGGCCTCCTCGCCCTGCTGGGTGTCGGCCGGATCCTCGAGCAGCCCCTGCAGTGCGGCGAAGCGGGGGTCGATGATGTCGTGGTGGTGGTCGGGATCGTCCTCCATGCGGAATCCGCACTGGCTGCACAGGCCCGGGCAGTCCTCGCGGCACAGGGGGCGCTCATCGGCCTCCATCGCGAGGGCATCGCGCACCAGCGGGCCGAGGTTGACCTCGTCGGCCTCGAGGAGGGTGGTGTCCTCCTTCTCGTCGGCCTTGACCTTCTCGGGGAACATGAACAGCTCGTCGAGGCGCACGGCGACGTCCTGCTCGACGGGGTCCAGGCAGCGGGAGCACTCGCCCGCAAGGTGCGCGGTGACGGTGCCGTGGGCGTAGATCCCTTCGACCACGGACTCGAGCTCGGCCTCGACGGCGATGTCCTCGCCCTCGGGGACCTGCATCGCGACGCCGCCCGCCTCCCGGGGCGGGGCGGGGACGGTCCGCTCGATGCGGCGGTGGGAGCCGGTGCGGCCGACGAGGTCGACCGCGTCGAACCGCAGGACGGTATCGAGCGTCGTGGTCGGGGTGTTCTCGGAAGACATCGGTGAAGATCCTGTTCGTTCGTGGGGTCGGTCAGGACACGGCCGCGGCGGTGCGCAGCGCATCCAGGGAGGGGCCGGGCAGCATGTCGGAGACGTCGCCGCCGAGGGCGTGGACCTCCCTCACCAGGGAGGAGGAGATATGCGACCAGGCCGAGTCGGTGAGCAGGAAGACGGTGTCGACGTCGGCAAGGTGATGGTTCATCCTCGCCATCGGCTCCTCGTAGGCGAGATCGAGCTGGGAGCGCAGCCCCCGCACCACGGCCTGGGCACCCACCTCGCGGCAGAAGTCGACGAGCAGGCCCTTGGGGAGAGTGCGCACCTCGACCGTACCGGAGAGGTCCTCCTGCGCGAGGGTCCGGGTGATCGAGGTGGTGCGCGCCTCGAGGTCCAGCAGCCCCCGCTTGGAGGGGTTGTGGGAGACCGCGATGATCACCCGGTGACCGAGCGCGGCGGCCCGACGAGTGAGGTCGAGGTGCCCCAGGGTAAAAGGGTCGAACGAGCCGGGCAGGACGACGGTGCTCATGACGCCACTCTAATGCGCGACGGCTGGGTGGCTCAGACGAGGTCGAGGCTCACGTGGTGGATGCCGTCGTCGTCGATCCGCTCGATGCTCAGGGTCCCCTGGAGACCAGTGAGCTCTCCGCTGCCTGAGCCCGGGGCGATCACGTATTCCAGCGTCGGCTGGCCGTCGGCCATGGTGCCCAGCTGGTGGAAGGTGACTGTGCCCCGTCGGCCGTCGAGCACCCCCTCGAACCGCTCGAGCGCGATGTATCCGGCGCTGCCCGTGACGGGGTCACCGGAGGTGAGCATGAGCCCGGAGCTGGTGCCCTCGAGGTCGCCGGTCCAGGTCTTGCTGAGGTCGTAGCGGCCGTCCGCCGCGGGCAGGTCCTCGCCGGGGAGGAGGTCGACGGTGAAGGTCGCGCTGAGTCGCATCATGGCCTCAGTCTCTCAGGGGCCATGCCGCATGGCGAGAGGGGATTCGTGCCGGGACGTCTGCCCGGGGCGGAGTGCTCAGGCCCTCCGCCCCCGGTACTCGCTCGCCAGCAGCGCGTAGGACATGCCGTCGAGCCAGCGGCCGCTGCGGTGCAGGGAGTCCTCGTAGAAGACGCCCTCGAGCCGCAGCCCGATCTTCTCCATGACGCGGCGCGAGGCGAGGTTCTCGGCGAAGCAGGCGGCTTCGATGCGGCGCACGCCCAGCCCGTCGAAGGCCAGGTTGAGCAGGGCGGTGGCGAACTCGGTGCCGAGGCCCCGGCCGTGGACCGTGGGATCGAGGACCCATCCCAGCTCGGCCTGCTGCCCGGCGGCCCGCTCCTTCATGTCGGTCTGGGACCAGGCGTCCTGCCGGTCGACCTTGCCGACGGCGACGACCGTGCCCTCGTGCAGGCCGACGACGGCGGATCCGAGCGTGCGGACCCAGTGCTCCTGGTGCTCCGCGAGGGTGGGACTCAGCGTGGTGGTCCATTCCTGGACCTCGGGCATCCGGTACCAGGGCCAGATGGCCGCGGCATCCTCTTCCCGACCCGGGCGCAGCTCGAGGCGGTCGGTGTGCAGGGGCCAGTCGAGCTCGGCGAGTGCGGGTATCATCGGTGCAGGGTATCGCCGCAGGCACTGCTGCGCAGAGCGGCACGGCGGTGATCAGTATGGCGGTGGTCCCTGGCCGGGCAGGGGTGTCAGCGGCGGTGGGCCGGGATCGTCGGCCTCGTCGTACTCGGTGCGTGAGTAGTAATCGATCAGGTGGCATCCCCACCGGTATGCCTCAGCCTGGTCGGCGTCCTCGGCCCGCGACTCGTCGAAGGCACCGGTGCTGATCATCGCCTCGAACTCGAGCTCATCGCCGTATCGCTGCCAGGCGGCCCGGAGGCGGTCGGCGAGCTCGCGGGTGACCAGGTCGGTGTTCGCCGCGACGTCGCAGACCGCAGTATCGGCGAGCCGCCAGCGGGTCGCCCCGGTCTCGCGCTCGCGCACGGGGTCGAGCAGGCCTGCTGACTTCATCCGATGGTGGCGGCGACACAGGCGATGCAGGTTCTCGATGCTGGTCGGCCCGCCGTGGGTGGGGGCCTCGAGATCGAACTCCTCGATGTGGTCCATCTCGCCGACGGTCATGACGTTGCGGCTGCAGCCGGGGACCGCGCAGACGGGGTCGATCAGTCGGAGATTCTCGGCCATCGCCGCGGAGGGGCGGTAGGTGCGTGAGGCGGAGGGCAGGTACTCCCCCGTGACGGGATCCGTGAGCACGCGCTCGAAGGTCGGCGCCTTGGCGGCCAGCTCGCGCGCCATGCGGGGCGGGATCGGGATCGTGCCGTCCAGGGTCGCAGGCGCGTTCGAGCGCCCGAGGAGGGTCAGCACCGGAACCACGAGGGAGAGTCGGAAAGCGGGGTCCGGCACCTGGACGGCCCCGGTATCGAGCTGCGAGCGGACCGCGATCGCGTACTGCAGGGCCGAGAGCGACAGCTGGCGTCCTTCCCGAGCGGCCACCCCATCGAGGTCGAAGGCGATCGGTGCTCCGGTGTCGAGGGCGCGGCGCTGGGCATCCTGGACTGCGCGGGCGGCGGCGTCGAGCCGCTGACCGAAGGCGGAGATCTCGGGGATCGGCCCACGGATCATGAGGCAGGCGGTGCCGTCACCGTCGGAGGACGGCGCGAGGGACACCGAGCGCTGCTCCTGCGGGGTCTCCTGCACGGCAGCGCGCCCAAACCAGACGACGAGAGCGTGCAGCTCGCGGTAGAAGCGCTCGACGTCGATCGACTCGAGCTGCCATGCGGCGACCCGCTCGTCGACCTGACGCCGCTGGTGCGGTGACAGGCGCAGCACGCTGCGGATCAGCCATTCGAACCATTCGACGGGCAGGGCCCCCTCTCCCACCCGCGCGAAGCAGGAGGGCAGGTCAGTGAGGGCGACGTGGGCGTCGCGCAGCCGGTCCTCGCCGCGCGTGAGCTTGGTGCGCAGTCCTACCGCGGCGGCCAGGGCGTGGAGCGCCTTCTCATCGTGCTCGTCGTCCTCCGACCACAGGGAGGCGAGGTCTCGCATCTCCGCCACGAAGAGGGCGGCGTGCTCCTCGCGGCGCCGTTGGAAGATGCGCAGCACAGTCGCGGACTCCGGCGTGCGAGGGGTGACCTCGGCACGGTCGACGAGAGATTCCACGGTGAGCGGGGTGCGCGCCTCCACAGGCTTGCGGGGAGGTTCCCCGTAGCGGGCCCTGGAGCCCCTCGACGCAGTCGGGACGGAGGAGGGGTCGGCGCGATGCTCCATGACGCCCCCTTCGTGACCTCGATGTCGATCCACCGCTCCGTCCGCTCCACGGACCGTTCGCGATATCTACGTGATTCACTTTAGAACACACGATCGGCTAACGCCAGGGGATGCGAGCATTCTCGACGAAAATGTGGATAACCGAGGAGTGTGGAGGAATGTTCAGCTTTCCACAGGGAACACACATATTGTGGATACTCGCAGGTCAACTCCGCCGACGACCGGTCTCGGCAACGCCCCGCTTTACGCATTCGCTGCACGAGCGGTGGCAATTCGCCAGCTCATCGCACACACGGTGAGATATGCACATTGTTTTGGACGATGCAAGCCGCGGCTGAGAATTGTGGACAGAGCCTGTCATTGCACGACGACCGAGCGAACGGGAGACCCGGCCTCTCAGGCCGGGCCGCCGAACTGCAGCACGGTCTCGCCATAGGGCTTGGTGCCGTCGTCGGCCCACCCCTGCGGCCATTCGAGCGGGCGGGTGCGCGAGGAGCGCTCCACGACGATCAGCGCGTCGTCGGCCAGTGCGGGGTGCAGGGTAATGAGCATCTGCTCGAGCGCCTCGGTGGGGACGTCATAGGGCGGATCGAGGAAGACGAGGTCGGCGGAGGGCACCGCAGGATCGGCGGTGTGCTGAGCAGCGAGCTGGCCGGAGACGCTCGCCGCTTTCCCCGAGCGGATCTCCGTGCGATCCGTCAGCCCGAGCTCCGCAGCGGTGCGGCGCAGCTGCCTGGCGGTCGGGCCGTGCAGCTCGACCAGCAGGGCGTGCTCGGCGCCGCGGGAGAGCGCCTCGAAGGCGAGCGCGCCGGTGCCCGCATAGAGGTCGAGCACCCGGGCGCCGGCAAGGGCGCCCCAGCCCTCGAGACGGTTGAACAGGGCCTCGCGGACCTTGTCCGAGGTGGGGCGGGTGCCCGCGCCGGGCGGCCCGGGGATAGTGCGGCCCCCGAGTTGGCCTGCGACGATGCGCGGCATGTCAGCTCCTCTCCACGTCGGGGTCGGCATCCCGCAGGCGGTCCGCGATGGCGCCTGCGAGAGCGGGATGGTCGGCGAGCTCGGGGTCGGCGGCGATGACCGCGAAGGCATCCTCCCGCGCCTGCTCGATGGCGCGGGCATCGCGCATCACGTCCAGGTGCTTGAGGGTGCGCTGCAGGCCCGACTGCTCCTCCCCCACCAGATCGCCGGCGCCGCGGCGGCGCAGGTCGAGCTCGGCGAGTGCGAAGCCGTCGACCGCGTCGGCGATGCGCTGGAGATGCTGGGAATGCTCCGCGCCGACCTCCGCCGTGGTGTCGAAGAAGGCGATGCCGGCATGCTCGCCGCGGCCCACGCGGCCGCGGAGCTGGTGGAGCTGGGAGACGCCGAAGCGCTCCGCGTCCAGCACGATCATCGTCGAGGCATTGGGCACGTCGACGCCCACCTCGATGACCGTGGTGGAGACCAGGACGTCGATCTCGCCGCGCACCATCTGCGCCATCACCTCCTGCTTCTCCTCGCCGGTCAGGCGGCCATGGAGGATGCCGAACCGGGCGCCGGCGAGCTCGGGGCGCCCGGCCAGGCGCTGCGCGGTCTGGGTGACACCGCGGGCCGGCTCGAGGGTCGGCGGCTTCTCCGTGCCGTGCTCGTCGAACTCCGGCGGGGCGGGGGCGTCGTCTGCGGCATCATCCTCGTCGATGCGGGCGCAGACCACGAACACCTGCCGACCCGCTGCGACCTCCTCCGCGGCGCGCTGCCACATGCGCTGCCGCCATGCCGGGAGCTTCTCATGGACCACGAAGCTGGTGACCCCCGCACGCAGTCCGGGGCTCTCGCGCAAGGAGAGCACATCGAGGTCGCCGACGGTGGCCAGGGCCGCGGTGCGCGGGATCGGGGTCGCGGTCATGACGATGACGTGCGGGCTCTGCCCCGCCGGCCCCTTGGTGCGCAGGCGCCGGCGGTGATCGACCCCGAAGCGGTGCTGCTCGTCGATCACCACCAGGCCCAGCGAGGCGAACTCCACGGATTCGGTGAGCAGCGCATGGGTGCCCACCACGATCCCGGCCTGTCCCGAGGTGACGTCCAGGAGCGTCTCCCGGCGACCGGCGGTGCGCTGGGACCCGGTGAGCAGGCGCACGCGGGTCGCCGCCTCGTGCCCGTCGAGCTGCCCGGCCCGTGCGAGATCGCCGAGCAGGGTGAGCAGGGTGCGATGGTGCTGCTCGGCGAGCACCTCGGTGGGGGCGAGCAGCGCGGCCTGATGGCCGGAGTCCACGGCGCGGAGCATGGCGCGCAGCGCGACGACGGTCTTGCCGGAGCCGACGTCGCCCTGCAGCAGCACGCTGGTGGGATGGCCGTTGCCGATCCGCTCCTCGATCCGTGCGCCGACCTCGCGCTGGCCCTCGGTGAGGGTGAAGGGCAGACGCGCATCGAACAGCCCCTGCAGCGGCCCCTCGGCGGCGAGCACGGGCGCGGGGGTGCGCTCGTCCTGCTCGCGGCGCTGGGCGAAGACCGCCTGCAGGATGAAGGCCTCCTCGAAGCGGAGGTGGCCCATGCCGCGGCGAGTGTCCTCGACCGTCAGCGGGACGTGGACCAGGCGCACAGCCTCCTCGAGGGGCGGCAGGCCGCGGCGGGAGATCACCTCCTCGGGGACGGGGCGGCTGAGGGAGCCGGCGAACTCGAGCCCCTTCTCGACGGCCGAGCGCATGGTCGGCTGCGCGATGTTCTGCCGCAGGGGATAGACCGGCCGCGGCCGCTGGGCCCACGCCCGGCCCTCGTCGGTGTCCTCGACCGGTTCGTACGCCGGATGGGTGATCTGCAGGGCCTGGCGGTAATGGTCGTAGCCGACGGTGCCGTGCACGATGATGAGCTCGCCCACCGGGAGCCTGCTGCGGTGCCAGTCGACCAGATGCTGCTTGGTGAGGAAGAAGGTCAGCGTGATCTCCTCGATGCCGTCGGAGACGACGACCTCGAGGATGACTCCGTAGCGGCTGCGCATGGCACGGTCGCGGACGGAGACCACCGAGACCACGGCGCTGACCTCCTCGCCCTGGCTCACCTCGTGCAGGGAGCGCAGCGGGGCGGGGACCACGTAGCGCCGGGGGGCGAAGCGCATCATGGTGTCCAGGTCGCGCACGCCGAAGGAGGCCATCGCCGTGGACTCCTTGCGGATCAGCAGCTCCTTCAGCGGCATCGAGCCGCGCGCGGTCTCCTGCCTCCTGG
Encoded proteins:
- a CDS encoding sensor histidine kinase, producing MTPPAASTAPPSRGDRSRIQDLGGAVLAGGETEDLLDLLLHSARRDLDARNALLVMPLTPDRWGVEMVDGPDSAELLGSEIPPGTATGLALHRADSDALETIGDLELGDRPCRALLGVIDAAEHGRGMLAVLRAADSAPYSAADRERLDGLAGLIALTLRAPSLGASAEIDDERSRIARDLHDLAIQELFAVGMELEAMVNSLEAPGMTPSNARIRSSVATSVQGVENAVAQIRLIVQSLRRERSAATLTERLRHEVGLATAGLGFVPSMRLPPHPAEMDAELPPEIAEDVVAVVRECLANAARHAHATAVAVSVSVFSEGVDRVVQVNVSDNGRGIDPSVQRRSGLANISSRARRHYGWVDALNLEPGTMVSWRVTLPVS
- a CDS encoding response regulator transcription factor produces the protein MTATEQAGPVRVMLVDDHEVVRRGIVTVIDASQSLRVIGEASSVAEANRRLPAIRPEVLVVDLQLPDGTGIEVMKTARELDPEQKMLVLTSFDDDAALRESKAAGASGLMLKSARSQEIVEAIKAVHSGKTVWPADHAEEGPDLSESDQRIVELIGDGHSNREIAEALGIAEKTVKNRVTVILQAFDMQRRTQVAALVAARRRAGWKPLS
- the mutM gene encoding bifunctional DNA-formamidopyrimidine glycosylase/DNA-(apurinic or apyrimidinic site) lyase, with protein sequence MPELPEVEVVRRGLAPRTVGRTVTGIELLDARIIRRQHGGIDRLRAALQEVTLTAVVRRGKFLWWRLADADGADTGEALMGHLGMSGQLRIATGDGTAFTPAAPSQGPASDPLRHRRLSLHLDDGARVDLIDQRLFGGLWTSALVEAPDGALAAMGSPDALLPTDAAHVARDLLDPAADLPAIARALRTRRSGVKTLLLNQQLVSGIGNIYADEALWTARTRFDTPGSALSQRRALAILRAAREVMERALEVGGTSFDALYVNVDGRSGYFARSLNAYGREGQPCPRCDRLLRRVIYQGRSSHFCPRCQRRTM
- the rnc gene encoding ribonuclease III, which translates into the protein MARRRRATEAAAPQGLLDRLPLDAGQGADLRESGLLELALTHRSFSYEHDSLPHNERLEFLGDAVLQLAVTEHLYATHPTLPEGDLARRRAATVSTRALAVIASKLDLGAYVRLGRGEDLTGGRAKSSILADTTEAVIGAVHLALGQDVSRRFVLDLLRPLLDSDEFLETGYDFKSRLQEIAAAEGSGVSYALTEAGLEHKKTFTATVTVPGIVTASGDGASKKDAELAAAQNAVRGILAERGEPLIPRG
- a CDS encoding YceD family protein, whose protein sequence is MSSENTPTTTLDTVLRFDAVDLVGRTGSHRRIERTVPAPPREAGGVAMQVPEGEDIAVEAELESVVEGIYAHGTVTAHLAGECSRCLDPVEQDVAVRLDELFMFPEKVKADEKEDTTLLEADEVNLGPLVRDALAMEADERPLCREDCPGLCSQCGFRMEDDPDHHHDIIDPRFAALQGLLEDPADTQQGEEA
- the coaD gene encoding pantetheine-phosphate adenylyltransferase, producing the protein MSTVVLPGSFDPFTLGHLDLTRRAAALGHRVIIAVSHNPSKRGLLDLEARTTSITRTLAQEDLSGTVEVRTLPKGLLVDFCREVGAQAVVRGLRSQLDLAYEEPMARMNHHLADVDTVFLLTDSAWSHISSSLVREVHALGGDVSDMLPGPSLDALRTAAAVS
- a CDS encoding DUF3224 domain-containing protein → MMRLSATFTVDLLPGEDLPAADGRYDLSKTWTGDLEGTSSGLMLTSGDPVTGSAGYIALERFEGVLDGRRGTVTFHQLGTMADGQPTLEYVIAPGSGSGELTGLQGTLSIERIDDDGIHHVSLDLV
- a CDS encoding GNAT family N-acetyltransferase, encoding MIPALAELDWPLHTDRLELRPGREEDAAAIWPWYRMPEVQEWTTTLSPTLAEHQEHWVRTLGSAVVGLHEGTVVAVGKVDRQDAWSQTDMKERAAGQQAELGWVLDPTVHGRGLGTEFATALLNLAFDGLGVRRIEAACFAENLASRRVMEKIGLRLEGVFYEDSLHRSGRWLDGMSYALLASEYRGRRA
- a CDS encoding HNH endonuclease signature motif containing protein, whose protein sequence is MESLVDRAEVTPRTPESATVLRIFQRRREEHAALFVAEMRDLASLWSEDDEHDEKALHALAAAVGLRTKLTRGEDRLRDAHVALTDLPSCFARVGEGALPVEWFEWLIRSVLRLSPHQRRQVDERVAAWQLESIDVERFYRELHALVVWFGRAAVQETPQEQRSVSLAPSSDGDGTACLMIRGPIPEISAFGQRLDAAARAVQDAQRRALDTGAPIAFDLDGVAAREGRQLSLSALQYAIAVRSQLDTGAVQVPDPAFRLSLVVPVLTLLGRSNAPATLDGTIPIPPRMARELAAKAPTFERVLTDPVTGEYLPSASRTYRPSAAMAENLRLIDPVCAVPGCSRNVMTVGEMDHIEEFDLEAPTHGGPTSIENLHRLCRRHHRMKSAGLLDPVRERETGATRWRLADTAVCDVAANTDLVTRELADRLRAAWQRYGDELEFEAMISTGAFDESRAEDADQAEAYRWGCHLIDYYSRTEYDEADDPGPPPLTPLPGQGPPPY
- the rsmD gene encoding 16S rRNA (guanine(966)-N(2))-methyltransferase RsmD, whose amino-acid sequence is MPRIVAGQLGGRTIPGPPGAGTRPTSDKVREALFNRLEGWGALAGARVLDLYAGTGALAFEALSRGAEHALLVELHGPTARQLRRTAAELGLTDRTEIRSGKAASVSGQLAAQHTADPAVPSADLVFLDPPYDVPTEALEQMLITLHPALADDALIVVERSSRTRPLEWPQGWADDGTKPYGETVLQFGGPA
- a CDS encoding ATP-dependent DNA helicase RecG; translated protein: MARRQETARGSMPLKELLIRKESTAMASFGVRDLDTMMRFAPRRYVVPAPLRSLHEVSQGEEVSAVVSVVSVRDRAMRSRYGVILEVVVSDGIEEITLTFFLTKQHLVDWHRSRLPVGELIIVHGTVGYDHYRQALQITHPAYEPVEDTDEGRAWAQRPRPVYPLRQNIAQPTMRSAVEKGLEFAGSLSRPVPEEVISRRGLPPLEEAVRLVHVPLTVEDTRRGMGHLRFEEAFILQAVFAQRREQDERTPAPVLAAEGPLQGLFDARLPFTLTEGQREVGARIEERIGNGHPTSVLLQGDVGSGKTVVALRAMLRAVDSGHQAALLAPTEVLAEQHHRTLLTLLGDLARAGQLDGHEAATRVRLLTGSQRTAGRRETLLDVTSGQAGIVVGTHALLTESVEFASLGLVVIDEQHRFGVDHRRRLRTKGPAGQSPHVIVMTATPIPRTAALATVGDLDVLSLRESPGLRAGVTSFVVHEKLPAWRQRMWQRAAEEVAAGRQVFVVCARIDEDDAADDAPAPPEFDEHGTEKPPTLEPARGVTQTAQRLAGRPELAGARFGILHGRLTGEEKQEVMAQMVRGEIDVLVSTTVIEVGVDVPNASTMIVLDAERFGVSQLHQLRGRVGRGEHAGIAFFDTTAEVGAEHSQHLQRIADAVDGFALAELDLRRRGAGDLVGEEQSGLQRTLKHLDVMRDARAIEQAREDAFAVIAADPELADHPALAGAIADRLRDADPDVERS